A part of Citrifermentans bremense genomic DNA contains:
- the mtnP gene encoding S-methyl-5'-thioadenosine phosphorylase, which produces MANEVIGVIGGSGLYEMEGMTDVAQVTVDTPFGRPSDEYVTGTLDGVRMVFLPRHGKGHRFTPSEVNYRANIYGMKKLGVTRIISVSAVGSLREEIVPGHIVIPDQFIDRTRGFRKDTFFGNGVVGHVQFADPVCGELSGLLHAAAVEVGAVVHRGGCYVCMEGPAFSTRAESHLYRSFGASVIGMTNLTEAKLAREAEICYGVIALSTDYDCWHDAHADVSVEAIIAIIKSNVASAKKIIRQAVSRVAAGRACACGEALKYAIISDTSVIPVETRENLELIMGKYL; this is translated from the coding sequence ATGGCAAACGAGGTAATCGGTGTTATCGGAGGCAGCGGGCTCTACGAGATGGAGGGGATGACCGACGTCGCCCAGGTGACGGTGGATACCCCCTTCGGCAGGCCGAGCGACGAGTACGTGACCGGGACGCTGGACGGCGTCCGCATGGTGTTCCTGCCGCGGCACGGCAAGGGGCACCGCTTCACCCCCAGCGAGGTGAACTACCGCGCCAACATCTACGGCATGAAGAAGCTGGGGGTCACCCGCATCATCTCGGTGTCGGCGGTGGGAAGCCTCAGGGAGGAGATCGTCCCGGGGCACATCGTGATCCCCGACCAGTTCATCGACCGCACCCGCGGCTTCCGAAAGGACACCTTCTTCGGCAACGGCGTGGTTGGTCACGTGCAGTTCGCCGACCCGGTCTGCGGCGAACTCTCCGGGCTTTTGCACGCAGCCGCAGTCGAGGTGGGCGCAGTCGTCCACCGCGGCGGGTGCTACGTCTGCATGGAGGGACCGGCCTTCTCCACCCGCGCCGAGAGCCACCTGTACCGCTCCTTCGGGGCGTCGGTGATCGGCATGACCAACCTGACCGAGGCGAAGCTCGCGCGCGAGGCGGAGATCTGCTACGGCGTCATAGCGCTTTCCACCGACTACGACTGCTGGCACGACGCCCATGCCGACGTCTCGGTGGAGGCCATCATCGCCATCATCAAGTCGAACGTCGCCAGCGCGAAGAAGATCATCCGCCAGGCCGTCTCCAGGGTGGCCGCTGGACGCGCCTGCGCCTGCGGCGAGGCGCTTAAGTACGCCATCATCAGCGACACCTCCGTGATCCCGGTGGAGACCCGCGAGAACCTGGAGCTTATCATGGGGAAATACCTCTAG
- the rlmN gene encoding 23S rRNA (adenine(2503)-C(2))-methyltransferase RlmN: MLKTDIKNLTLQGLESYISGLGKERFRAKQIFKWLYQMDAGSFEEMTNVSKEFRVMLGEIAQISNLTPEVVEASEDGTRKYLFRLSDGSAVESVLIPDEGRNTLCISSQVGCAMGCAFCLTGSFGLSRNLTTAEIVNQVCAVKRDQPVSNIVFMGMGEPLANLKAVIPAVQILTDPDGFQFSTRKVTVSTSGLVPEMAELGRGCTVNLAVSLNATTDEVRNRIMPVNRRYPLAELLAACKAFPLPSRRWITMEYVMIRDLNDSLDDAKRLVRLISNIPSKVNLIPFNEHEGCDFKCPTQESIDRFHKYLLDKNVTVITRSSRGSDISAACGQLKGRLDQAGAAPKECGCEG, from the coding sequence ATGCTGAAAACAGACATCAAGAATTTGACCCTGCAGGGGCTCGAGTCGTACATATCAGGACTTGGCAAGGAGCGCTTCCGCGCCAAGCAGATCTTCAAGTGGCTCTACCAGATGGACGCCGGAAGCTTCGAGGAGATGACCAACGTCTCCAAGGAGTTCCGGGTGATGCTGGGTGAGATCGCCCAGATCAGCAACTTGACGCCCGAGGTGGTGGAGGCGAGCGAGGACGGGACCAGGAAGTACCTATTCCGCCTCTCGGACGGCAGCGCCGTGGAAAGCGTCCTCATCCCCGACGAAGGGCGCAACACGCTCTGCATCTCGAGCCAGGTCGGCTGCGCCATGGGGTGCGCCTTCTGCCTTACCGGCAGCTTCGGGCTTTCCCGCAACCTTACTACGGCCGAGATCGTGAACCAGGTCTGCGCTGTGAAGCGCGACCAGCCGGTGAGCAACATCGTCTTCATGGGTATGGGGGAGCCTTTGGCGAACCTGAAGGCCGTGATCCCGGCGGTGCAGATCCTCACCGACCCGGACGGCTTCCAGTTCTCCACCAGGAAGGTCACCGTCTCCACCTCGGGGCTGGTACCGGAGATGGCGGAGCTTGGGCGCGGCTGCACCGTGAACTTAGCCGTGTCGCTGAACGCCACCACTGACGAGGTGAGGAACCGGATCATGCCGGTTAACCGCCGCTACCCGCTGGCCGAGCTCCTTGCCGCCTGCAAGGCGTTCCCGCTGCCGTCCCGGCGCTGGATCACCATGGAGTACGTGATGATCCGGGATCTGAACGATTCGCTTGACGACGCGAAGAGGTTGGTGCGTCTGATCAGCAACATCCCGTCGAAGGTGAACCTGATCCCGTTCAACGAGCACGAGGGGTGCGATTTCAAATGCCCCACCCAGGAATCGATCGACCGCTTCCACAAGTACCTGTTGGACAAAAACGTCACCGTGATCACCCGCTCTTCCCGCGGCAGCGACATCTCCGCCGCCTGCGGCCAGCTCAAGGGAAGGCTGGATCAGGCGGGCGCCGCGCCCAAGGAATGCGGCTGCGAAGGGTAA
- the ndk gene encoding nucleoside-diphosphate kinase, which translates to MERTFAIIKPDAVERNVTGKVLAMIEEGGFKIVGMKKIRLSKCQAEGFYYVHKERPFFGDLCAFMSRGPVIALVLEKENAIADWRGLMGATNPANAEEGTIRKALGVSIEENTVHGSDSPESASYEIPYFFNQLELV; encoded by the coding sequence ATGGAAAGAACATTTGCCATCATAAAGCCTGATGCAGTCGAGAGGAACGTCACCGGGAAGGTCCTGGCGATGATAGAAGAGGGCGGGTTCAAGATCGTTGGCATGAAGAAGATCCGCCTCTCCAAGTGCCAGGCTGAGGGTTTCTACTACGTGCACAAAGAGCGTCCCTTCTTCGGCGACCTCTGCGCCTTCATGTCCCGCGGCCCGGTGATCGCACTGGTGCTGGAGAAAGAGAACGCCATCGCCGACTGGCGTGGCCTGATGGGCGCCACCAACCCGGCAAACGCCGAGGAAGGGACCATCCGCAAGGCGCTGGGCGTCAGCATCGAGGAGAACACGGTGCACGGCTCCGACTCCCCGGAGTCCGCTTCCTACGAGATCCCTTATTTCTTCAACCAGCTCGAGCTGGTCTAA
- the amrA gene encoding AmmeMemoRadiSam system protein A, translating to MNEMLNSADKKLLLHLAREAVTSAVETGKVKVQQVTEAHLQEPKGCFVTIKRQGALRGCIGNFNSEQPLYLLVQEMAASAATRDPRFYPMKQEDLADFELEISVLSPLQKIETPEEVVVGRHGLYLEKNFSRGVLLPQVAVEHGWDRETFLSQTALKAGLKKEDWKEGADLYVFTAQILAERH from the coding sequence GTGAACGAAATGCTCAATTCCGCAGATAAAAAACTCCTTTTGCACCTAGCCAGGGAAGCCGTGACTTCCGCCGTCGAAACCGGGAAGGTGAAAGTCCAGCAGGTGACCGAGGCGCACCTGCAGGAACCCAAAGGGTGCTTCGTCACCATCAAGCGGCAGGGGGCGCTCAGGGGGTGCATCGGCAACTTCAACTCGGAGCAGCCGCTCTACCTGCTGGTGCAGGAGATGGCAGCATCGGCCGCCACCAGGGACCCACGCTTCTACCCCATGAAGCAAGAGGACCTGGCCGACTTCGAGCTGGAGATATCGGTGCTCTCGCCGCTGCAAAAGATCGAGACCCCCGAGGAGGTCGTAGTGGGAAGACATGGCCTGTACCTGGAGAAAAACTTCTCGCGCGGCGTGCTGCTGCCGCAGGTGGCAGTCGAGCACGGCTGGGACCGGGAGACCTTCCTGAGCCAGACAGCGCTCAAGGCGGGGCTTAAGAAGGAGGATTGGAAAGAGGGGGCGGATCTCTACGTCTTCACCGCGCAGATCCTCGCGGAGCGTCACTAA
- a CDS encoding citrate (Si)-synthase produces MTQLKEKLFEKIQAHRPRITRLTKEFGSVVIDKVDIGQCIGGARDIRSLVTDISYLDPQEGIRFRGKTIPETFEALPKAAGSEYPTVESFWYFLLTGEVPTPAQVAAVEAEFKTRQVVPEYVYAAVRALPKESHPMVMLSVGIMAMQKDSKFAAFYSGGKFNKMDAWEYVYEDASDIVARIPVLAAFIYNLKYRGDKQISIDPKLDMGANFAHMIGQSEQYKDVARMYFILHSDHESGNVSAHTTHLVHSALSDPYYAYSAGLNGLAGPLHGLANQEVLGWIMEFQKKLNGAEPTKENVTKALWDTLNAGQVVPGYGHAVLRKTDPRYTAQREFCLKTPGLKDDPLFKLVAMIFETAPGVLTEHGKTKNPWPNVDAQSGVIQWYYGLKEWDFYTVLFGVGRALGCMANITWDRGLGYAIERPKSVTTDMLEKWAAEGGRKM; encoded by the coding sequence ATGACGCAATTAAAAGAGAAATTGTTTGAGAAGATCCAAGCCCACCGTCCCCGTATCACCCGCCTGACCAAAGAGTTCGGCTCGGTGGTCATCGACAAGGTGGACATCGGTCAGTGCATCGGCGGCGCCCGCGACATCAGGTCGCTGGTCACCGACATCTCCTACCTCGACCCGCAGGAAGGTATCCGTTTCCGCGGCAAGACCATCCCGGAGACCTTCGAAGCGCTGCCCAAAGCTGCCGGCTCCGAGTATCCGACCGTCGAGTCTTTCTGGTACTTCCTTTTGACCGGCGAAGTCCCGACCCCGGCTCAGGTCGCAGCAGTTGAGGCCGAGTTCAAGACCCGTCAGGTCGTTCCCGAGTACGTCTACGCCGCAGTCCGCGCGCTGCCGAAAGAGAGCCACCCGATGGTCATGCTCTCCGTCGGTATCATGGCGATGCAGAAAGACTCCAAGTTCGCTGCGTTCTACAGCGGCGGCAAGTTCAACAAGATGGACGCCTGGGAGTACGTCTACGAGGACGCAAGCGACATCGTCGCCCGTATCCCGGTTCTCGCCGCATTCATCTACAACCTCAAATACCGCGGCGACAAGCAGATCAGCATCGATCCGAAGCTCGACATGGGCGCTAACTTCGCCCACATGATCGGCCAGAGCGAGCAGTACAAGGACGTGGCAAGGATGTACTTCATCCTCCACTCCGACCACGAGTCCGGCAACGTCTCGGCTCACACCACTCACCTGGTGCACTCCGCTCTCTCCGACCCGTACTACGCTTACTCCGCAGGCCTCAACGGCCTGGCAGGCCCGCTGCACGGCCTGGCCAACCAGGAAGTTCTCGGCTGGATCATGGAGTTCCAGAAGAAGCTCAACGGCGCAGAGCCGACCAAAGAGAACGTCACCAAGGCTCTCTGGGATACCCTCAACGCAGGCCAGGTCGTTCCGGGCTACGGCCACGCCGTTCTCAGGAAGACCGACCCGCGCTACACCGCGCAGCGCGAGTTCTGCCTCAAGACCCCGGGCCTCAAGGACGATCCGCTGTTCAAGCTGGTCGCAATGATCTTCGAGACCGCACCGGGCGTCCTCACCGAGCACGGCAAGACCAAGAACCCCTGGCCGAACGTCGACGCGCAGTCCGGCGTCATCCAGTGGTACTACGGCCTCAAGGAGTGGGACTTCTACACCGTTCTCTTCGGTGTGGGGCGCGCCCTGGGCTGCATGGCGAACATCACCTGGGACCGCGGCTTGGGCTACGCCATCGAGCGTCCGAAGTCCGTCACCACCGACATGCTCGAGAAGTGGGCTGCCGAGGGCGGCAGGAAGATGTAA
- a CDS encoding M24 family metallopeptidase, translated as MRLTPKNELEYRYRKLQSEMAGAGLDAVIMVQNADLFYFTGTAQAGNLYVPVSGRPLYLVRRNYLRARMESALAEVFPAPSLNDLPGLVSDHGHKAPKRLGLELDVLPVNLYLKYRALYPEAELVDASPLIRRVRMVKSHYEIHIMQDAGNQADKVYKKAAEYIREGICEVELAAELERFSRLEGHQGYVRMRAFNGEVGGFQVLAGPDAAAPAASNTPLGGMGLTPAFGHGASYNRIRRGEPVVVDFASCFDGYLVDQTRVFALGSVSDRMRRGYEDMLRIEELMVQMAEVGGSWGGIYHACLDLAREMGYADNFMGTPGSQVPFIGHGLGVEIDEYPFIARGFEAETLQVGMAFAFEPKLVFPGEGAVGIENSFYLSEQGLKRLTFSRQELVLL; from the coding sequence ATGCGGCTGACGCCAAAAAACGAGCTGGAGTACCGCTACAGAAAGCTGCAAAGCGAGATGGCCGGCGCGGGACTCGACGCGGTCATCATGGTCCAGAATGCGGACCTCTTCTATTTCACCGGCACGGCGCAGGCGGGGAACCTCTACGTTCCCGTCTCCGGCCGCCCCTTGTACCTTGTACGCAGGAACTACCTCCGGGCCCGCATGGAAAGCGCGCTGGCCGAAGTGTTTCCTGCACCCTCCCTGAACGACCTCCCAGGCCTGGTATCGGACCACGGTCACAAAGCCCCGAAAAGGCTCGGACTCGAGCTCGACGTCCTCCCGGTCAACCTCTACCTGAAATACCGCGCCCTCTACCCCGAGGCCGAACTGGTCGACGCCTCGCCCCTGATCCGCCGGGTGCGCATGGTGAAGTCGCATTACGAGATCCATATCATGCAGGACGCCGGCAACCAGGCGGACAAGGTGTACAAGAAGGCGGCCGAGTACATCCGCGAGGGGATCTGCGAGGTGGAGCTTGCCGCGGAACTTGAGCGCTTTTCGCGCCTGGAGGGGCACCAGGGGTACGTGCGCATGCGGGCCTTCAACGGCGAGGTGGGCGGTTTCCAGGTCTTGGCCGGTCCTGATGCCGCGGCGCCCGCCGCGAGCAACACCCCCCTTGGGGGTATGGGACTTACCCCCGCCTTCGGCCACGGGGCAAGCTACAACAGGATCCGGCGCGGCGAGCCGGTCGTGGTCGACTTCGCCAGCTGCTTCGACGGTTACCTGGTGGACCAGACCAGGGTCTTCGCCCTGGGCTCCGTCTCCGACCGGATGCGGCGCGGGTATGAAGACATGCTGCGCATAGAGGAACTGATGGTGCAGATGGCCGAGGTTGGAGGGAGCTGGGGGGGGATCTACCACGCCTGCCTCGATCTTGCCCGCGAAATGGGGTACGCGGACAACTTCATGGGGACACCCGGAAGCCAGGTCCCCTTCATCGGCCACGGGCTCGGCGTAGAGATCGACGAGTACCCCTTCATCGCCCGCGGCTTCGAAGCGGAGACGCTCCAGGTCGGGATGGCGTTTGCCTTCGAGCCGAAACTGGTGTTTCCCGGGGAAGGGGCCGTCGGCATAGAAAACTCCTTTTATCTCTCGGAACAGGGACTTAAGAGGCTGACCTTCTCCAGACAGGAGCTGGTGCTGCTCTGA
- a CDS encoding AMP-binding protein yields MSQQIELTVGALLDDIAGKFPDNEALIYVERGLRYSYREFNERCRQIAKGLLRMGVKKGDHLAIWAYNVPEWILLQFASAKIGAVLVTVNTSYKSAELEYIMKQSDSSFLFLVQGFKDTDYIQTLADVVPELAQSEPGKLKSAALPFLKHVVFLEEGAPAGTINFESIVELGREVPDAELAAVEKTLSVHDVINMQYTSGTTGFPKGVMLTHHNIVNNGFNIGECMRFTEKDRLCIPVPFFHCFGCVLAVMACVTHGSTMVPVEIFDPLKVLQAVEKERCTALHGVPTMFIAELEHPRFSEFDLTSLRTGIMAGSNCPIEVMRRVIRDMHASEITIAYGQTESSPVITQTRTDDPIELKVSTVGRVLPNVELKIVDIESGQELPPGKQGELCTRGYLVMKGYYKMPEETSKAIDADGWLHTGDLAVMDENGYCKITGRIKNMIIRGGENIYPREIEEFLYTHPKISDVQVYGVPDRKYGEQVMAAIVLKQGSEMTEAEVKEFCRGRIANYKIPKYVRFVDSYPMTASGKIQKFKLREMAIRELQLEENQ; encoded by the coding sequence ATGTCGCAACAGATAGAGTTGACGGTCGGGGCGTTGCTGGACGACATTGCGGGGAAGTTCCCCGACAATGAGGCGCTGATCTACGTGGAAAGGGGATTGCGCTACAGCTATCGCGAGTTCAACGAGCGCTGCCGGCAGATTGCCAAGGGGCTTTTGCGCATGGGGGTGAAGAAGGGGGACCATCTCGCCATCTGGGCCTACAACGTTCCCGAATGGATCCTTTTGCAGTTCGCCAGCGCGAAGATCGGGGCCGTCCTCGTCACCGTCAACACGAGCTACAAGTCGGCGGAGCTCGAGTACATCATGAAGCAGTCCGATTCCAGCTTCCTGTTCCTGGTGCAGGGGTTCAAGGACACCGACTACATCCAGACCCTGGCCGACGTGGTGCCGGAGCTTGCCCAAAGCGAGCCGGGAAAGCTCAAAAGCGCGGCGCTGCCGTTTTTGAAGCACGTGGTCTTCCTGGAGGAAGGCGCCCCCGCCGGGACCATCAACTTCGAGAGCATCGTGGAACTAGGCCGCGAGGTCCCGGACGCGGAGCTTGCCGCGGTGGAAAAGACCCTCTCGGTGCACGACGTGATCAACATGCAGTACACCTCCGGCACCACCGGCTTCCCGAAAGGGGTGATGCTGACCCACCACAACATCGTGAACAACGGCTTCAACATCGGCGAGTGCATGCGCTTCACCGAGAAGGACCGGCTCTGCATCCCGGTTCCCTTCTTCCACTGCTTCGGCTGCGTCTTAGCCGTCATGGCCTGCGTCACCCACGGCTCCACCATGGTCCCCGTCGAGATCTTCGATCCTTTGAAGGTGCTCCAGGCGGTGGAAAAGGAGCGCTGCACCGCGCTGCACGGGGTTCCCACCATGTTCATCGCCGAGCTCGAACACCCCCGCTTCTCCGAGTTCGACCTCACCTCGCTTCGGACCGGGATCATGGCCGGCTCCAACTGCCCCATCGAGGTGATGCGCCGGGTGATCCGGGACATGCACGCCAGCGAGATCACCATCGCCTACGGCCAGACCGAGTCCTCGCCGGTCATCACCCAGACCCGCACCGACGACCCCATCGAGCTCAAGGTCTCCACCGTGGGTAGGGTGCTCCCCAACGTGGAACTGAAGATCGTGGATATCGAAAGCGGGCAGGAGCTCCCGCCGGGGAAGCAGGGGGAGCTTTGCACCCGCGGCTACCTGGTGATGAAGGGGTACTACAAGATGCCCGAGGAGACCTCCAAGGCGATCGACGCCGACGGCTGGCTGCACACAGGCGACCTGGCCGTCATGGACGAAAACGGCTACTGCAAGATCACCGGCAGGATCAAGAACATGATCATCCGCGGCGGCGAGAACATCTACCCGCGCGAGATCGAGGAATTCCTCTACACCCACCCGAAGATCTCGGACGTCCAGGTCTACGGGGTGCCGGACCGCAAGTACGGCGAGCAGGTGATGGCGGCCATCGTCCTGAAACAGGGGAGCGAGATGACCGAGGCGGAGGTAAAGGAGTTCTGCCGCGGCCGGATCGCCAACTACAAGATCCCGAAGTACGTCCGCTTCGTCGATTCCTACCCGATGACCGCCAGCGGCAAGATCCAGAAGTTCAAGCTGCGGGAAATGGCGATACGGGAACTGCAACTTGAGGAAAACCAGTGA
- a CDS encoding D-2-hydroxyacid dehydrogenase produces MKIVVLDGYTLNPGDNPWDEVAALGELTLYDRTPSELVVERSRGAQILLTNKTRLTAASLEALPELRLICVLATGYNVVDLEKSAQLGIPVVNVPEYGSDSVAQHAIALLLELTNKVASYHEAVARGEWSSSPDFTLVGEPLTELSGRKIGIVGLGRIGGRVAQIANALGMEVLAHNPRRRVAPEGVSLRWLGLEELFKEADVVSLHCPLSAENEGMVNQRMLALMQPHALFLNTSRGGLVVERDLAEALNSGSIAGAAVDVAASEPIPADSPLLTARNCIITPHVAWATLSARRRLMAVTAANIASFLSGKPQNVVNGVL; encoded by the coding sequence ATGAAGATAGTGGTCCTGGACGGATACACGCTGAACCCGGGCGACAACCCCTGGGACGAGGTGGCGGCCTTAGGCGAGCTGACGCTCTACGACCGCACCCCTTCGGAGCTCGTAGTGGAGCGCTCCCGCGGGGCGCAGATACTGCTCACCAACAAGACGCGGCTTACCGCGGCCTCCCTGGAGGCGCTGCCGGAACTGAGGCTCATCTGCGTCCTGGCTACCGGGTACAACGTGGTGGACCTGGAAAAAAGCGCACAGCTCGGTATCCCGGTGGTCAACGTCCCTGAGTACGGCAGCGATTCGGTGGCCCAGCACGCCATCGCCCTCCTTTTGGAGCTCACCAACAAGGTGGCCAGCTATCATGAGGCGGTGGCGCGCGGCGAGTGGTCCTCCTCCCCGGATTTCACCCTGGTGGGCGAGCCTTTGACGGAACTTAGCGGCAGGAAGATCGGTATCGTAGGGCTGGGGAGGATCGGGGGAAGGGTGGCGCAGATCGCCAATGCGCTGGGGATGGAGGTGCTCGCCCACAACCCGAGGCGCCGGGTGGCGCCCGAGGGGGTCTCTTTGCGCTGGCTCGGCCTTGAGGAGCTTTTCAAAGAGGCAGACGTGGTGAGCCTGCACTGCCCGCTGAGCGCCGAGAACGAAGGGATGGTGAACCAAAGGATGCTCGCGCTGATGCAGCCGCACGCGCTTTTTCTCAACACCTCGCGCGGCGGGCTCGTCGTCGAGCGGGACCTGGCAGAGGCCCTGAACAGCGGGAGCATCGCCGGCGCCGCGGTCGACGTCGCCGCGAGCGAACCGATACCTGCGGACAGCCCGCTCCTTACCGCAAGAAACTGCATCATCACCCCGCATGTAGCCTGGGCCACTTTATCCGCCCGGCGCAGGCTCATGGCGGTGACCGCCGCCAACATAGCCTCCTTCCTCTCGGGCAAACCGCAGAACGTGGTGAACGGGGTGCTGTAA
- a CDS encoding DUF502 domain-containing protein codes for MEKIIRHFKGRFITGLFVVVPLGITIFILKFLFNFADGILGTYLDSLLSVFLDNPYHIPGLGMLTGAIVIYFSGALATNVMGTRIIRWWDQLLSRIPVVKSIYGSSKQLTQVFKEGKSSYRRAVFVEWPRPGVRAVGFVTAEVERQGEKLVVVYVPTMPNPTSGFALFFKEAEVHDCGMTVEDAVKFVVSGGAVVQ; via the coding sequence ATGGAGAAAATAATCAGGCACTTCAAGGGGCGGTTCATCACCGGGCTCTTCGTCGTGGTTCCGCTCGGCATCACCATATTCATACTGAAGTTCCTCTTCAACTTCGCCGACGGCATACTCGGCACCTATCTCGACTCGCTTTTGTCGGTCTTTCTGGACAACCCGTACCACATCCCGGGTCTGGGGATGCTGACCGGCGCCATCGTCATCTACTTTTCCGGGGCGCTCGCCACGAACGTCATGGGGACCAGGATCATCAGGTGGTGGGACCAGCTCCTCTCCAGGATCCCCGTGGTTAAGTCCATCTACGGCTCCAGCAAGCAGTTGACGCAGGTGTTCAAGGAGGGGAAATCATCCTACCGGCGCGCGGTGTTCGTGGAATGGCCCAGACCCGGGGTCCGCGCGGTGGGGTTCGTGACCGCAGAGGTGGAGCGCCAGGGGGAGAAGCTCGTGGTGGTGTACGTCCCGACCATGCCCAACCCGACCTCGGGTTTCGCCCTCTTTTTCAAGGAAGCCGAGGTGCACGACTGCGGCATGACGGTTGAGGATGCCGTCAAGTTCGTGGTTTCTGGCGGTGCCGTGGTGCAGTGA
- a CDS encoding S41 family peptidase: MSKKVFAAFAALFLLLSLVLMLPLLDREERAKRSEAEYLEMFREVVGIVKQSYVDKVDDKKLMAGAINGMLAALDPHSLYLPATDYTEMKVHMAGAFGGLGIELEMRNGKLMVNAPIEDTPAFRAGIQSGDHIWTIDGKPTADLNINQCVSRMRGTPGTSVTLGILREGNPAPLTFRLVRAVIKTKSLKGRLLEPGYGYIRIAEFQERTGEDFERALKTLAADNGGPLSGLVLDLRFNPGGLVDQAYRVANRFIGEGLSSGVIVTTKGRDPSMERSLTATIGDKEPGYPMVVLINGGSASASEIVAGALQDHKRAVIMGTQSFGKGSVQSVMTLENGDGLKLTTARYYTPSGRSIQAKGITPDIVVEFAKPASKDKEKEKGAGKEPEIREENLEGHMGEAPARPAKQPPANPHHGIPAAPQQKQSGKEVKEQDLLKGDNQLARALDLLRGVNLIKASGRR, encoded by the coding sequence ATGTCAAAAAAGGTCTTCGCCGCATTTGCAGCACTCTTCCTCCTCCTTTCGCTCGTCTTGATGCTCCCCCTTTTGGACCGGGAGGAGCGGGCCAAAAGAAGCGAGGCGGAATACCTCGAGATGTTCCGCGAGGTGGTCGGCATCGTCAAGCAAAGCTACGTGGACAAGGTCGACGACAAGAAGCTCATGGCCGGCGCCATCAACGGCATGCTGGCGGCGCTCGACCCCCACAGCCTCTACCTCCCCGCCACCGACTACACCGAGATGAAGGTGCACATGGCAGGCGCCTTCGGCGGCCTCGGCATCGAGCTCGAGATGCGCAACGGCAAGCTCATGGTGAACGCCCCCATCGAGGATACCCCCGCCTTCCGGGCCGGGATCCAGTCCGGCGACCATATATGGACCATCGACGGCAAGCCCACCGCGGACCTTAACATCAACCAGTGCGTGAGCCGGATGCGCGGGACTCCGGGAACCTCGGTCACCCTCGGCATCCTGCGCGAGGGAAACCCTGCCCCGCTCACTTTCCGCCTGGTGCGCGCCGTCATCAAGACAAAGAGCCTGAAAGGGAGGCTTTTAGAGCCCGGCTACGGCTACATCCGGATCGCAGAGTTCCAGGAGCGTACCGGCGAAGACTTCGAGAGGGCCTTGAAGACGCTTGCAGCCGACAATGGAGGCCCGCTCTCCGGTCTCGTGCTGGACCTGCGCTTCAACCCGGGAGGGCTCGTGGACCAGGCCTACCGCGTCGCCAACCGCTTCATCGGCGAAGGGCTCTCCTCGGGGGTCATCGTCACCACCAAGGGGCGCGACCCCTCGATGGAGAGAAGCCTCACCGCGACCATCGGCGACAAGGAACCCGGCTACCCCATGGTCGTGCTCATAAACGGCGGCAGTGCCAGCGCCTCGGAGATCGTCGCCGGCGCGCTGCAGGACCACAAGAGGGCCGTGATCATGGGAACCCAGAGCTTCGGCAAGGGAAGCGTGCAGTCGGTGATGACCCTGGAGAACGGGGACGGCCTCAAACTCACCACGGCACGCTACTACACCCCCAGCGGGCGCTCCATCCAGGCCAAGGGGATCACGCCGGACATCGTGGTGGAGTTCGCGAAGCCTGCCTCCAAAGATAAAGAGAAGGAAAAGGGCGCCGGGAAGGAGCCGGAGATCCGCGAGGAGAACCTTGAGGGGCACATGGGCGAGGCACCGGCGCGCCCGGCGAAGCAGCCCCCCGCCAACCCGCACCACGGCATACCTGCCGCTCCGCAGCAAAAGCAAAGCGGCAAGGAGGTGAAGGAGCAGGATCTCTTGAAGGGGGACAACCAGCTGGCCCGGGCGCTAGACCTCCTCAGGGGAGTGAACCTCATCAAAGCGAGCGGCCGGCGTTGA